One Ostrinia nubilalis chromosome 4, ilOstNubi1.1, whole genome shotgun sequence DNA window includes the following coding sequences:
- the LOC135071371 gene encoding cuticle protein 19-like, producing the protein MNCNMYSKIVILSVLVAVCHAGIIVDDGRTHAISSQSLHQHDQPTHHVTAHFTPVVQHQNILEHAPTLLHQTSFLDHGPVVHATPLVHHVTPVVQHVAQPVVQHVAPAVHAPLVQHVSPVAVAVGRADQEEHAPVKYEFSYSVEDPTTGDHKSHRESRDGDLVRGEYSLLQPDGSIRKVEYTADDHSGFNAVVSNSAPTHAAQEAHAPVHATPYHH; encoded by the exons ATGAACTGCAACATGTACTCCAAA ATCGTCATCCTGAGCGTTTTGGTGGCGGTCTGCCATGCCGGCATCATCGTTGACGACGGCAGAACGCACGCCATCTCTTCCCAGAGCCTTCACCAACACGACCAGCCGACCCACCACGTGACCGCGCACTTCACCCCCGTCGTTCAACACCAGAACATCTTGGAGCATGCCCCTACGCTGCTTCATCAGACCTCGTTCTTAGATCACGGGCCAGTGGTGCATGCGACGCCTCTGGTCCACCACGTGACTCCAGTCGTGCAACACGTTGCCCAGCCTGTTGTTCAACATGTGGCGCCGGCTGTCCACGCTCCGTTGGTGCAACATGTGTCTCCAGTCGCCGTCGCTGTCGGCCGCGCTGATCAGGAGGAGCAT GCCCCCGTAAAGTATGAGTTCTCATACTCCGTGGAGGACCCTACCACCGGCGACCACAAGTCACACCGCGAGAGCCGCGACGGTGACCTAGTGAGAGGCGAGTACTCTCTTCTGCAGCCTGATGGCTCCATCCGCAAGGTCGAATACACTGCTGACGATCACTCTGG CTTCAACGCCGTCGTGAGCAACTCTGCGCCCACGCACGCTGCGCAGGAGGCGCACGCGCCGGTTCACGCAACGCCATACCACCATTAA